The following proteins come from a genomic window of Acidobacteriaceae bacterium:
- a CDS encoding glutamine synthetase, producing SFLPKPVTGVNGSGMHTNVSVTKDGKNIFWDPNGLEKVSGFAWDFVDRILSAGNDICLLLNASVNAYRRLDPHFEAPNQIMASPVDRGSMVRIPIGNEKSARVEVRSVGPDANPYLVMLSVFKTGLTGKIAQIPNLRQAKRYLPDNIYTALDDFRNSEWTTALLGADVKARYADLKQGSADRCPRLLGTIVKGCEVQFHHDVYNQLLWGQF from the coding sequence AGCTTCCTGCCCAAGCCCGTCACCGGCGTGAATGGCTCGGGCATGCACACCAACGTGTCGGTCACCAAGGACGGCAAGAACATCTTCTGGGATCCCAACGGTCTCGAGAAGGTCTCCGGCTTCGCTTGGGACTTCGTCGACCGCATCCTCTCGGCCGGCAACGACATCTGCCTGCTGCTGAACGCTTCGGTCAACGCCTATCGCCGTCTCGACCCGCACTTCGAGGCACCGAACCAGATCATGGCTTCGCCGGTCGACCGTGGCTCCATGGTTCGCATCCCCATCGGCAACGAGAAGTCGGCGCGCGTCGAGGTTCGTTCCGTCGGCCCGGACGCCAATCCATACCTGGTGATGCTCTCGGTCTTCAAGACGGGCCTCACCGGCAAGATCGCGCAGATCCCCAACCTGCGCCAGGCCAAGCGCTATCTGCCGGACAACATCTACACCGCGCTCGACGACTTCCGCAACTCCGAGTGGACGACCGCTCTGCTCGGCGCCGACGTGAAGGCGCGTTACGCCGACCTCAAGCAGGGCTCAGCGGACCGCTGCCCGCGCCTGCTTGGAACCATCGTCAAGGGCTGCGAAGTCCAGTTCCATCACGACGTCTACAACCAGCTCCTCTGGGGCCAGTTCTAA
- a CDS encoding DUF2934 domain-containing protein, with protein sequence MAIPKSPTSTEKKPSTRKAPARKTTAKVEAAPVVEKHIENHHIENHIDKHIPSYEEIARLAEQYWVERGRPFGSPEVDWLRAVETLQAA encoded by the coding sequence ATGGCTATACCCAAGTCCCCCACCTCGACAGAGAAGAAGCCCAGCACCCGCAAGGCTCCGGCACGCAAAACGACCGCAAAGGTCGAGGCGGCCCCTGTCGTCGAAAAGCACATCGAAAACCATCACATCGAAAATCATATAGACAAGCACATCCCAAGCTATGAGGAGATCGCCCGTCTCGCCGAGCAGTACTGGGTCGAGCGCGGCCGTCCGTTCGGTTCGCCGGAAGTCGATTGGCTCCGCGCCGTGGAAACTCTGCAGGCAGCTTAA
- a CDS encoding SIMPL domain-containing protein (The SIMPL domain is named for its presence in mouse protein SIMPL (signalling molecule that associates with mouse pelle-like kinase). Bacterial member BP26, from Brucella, was shown to assemble into a channel-like structure, while YggE from E. coli has been associated with resistance to oxidative stress.) has protein sequence MAQYESSPLLIPFTALGVLLAIGLVVGGLLLGTRIRDFKRADRYVEVKGLVERTVKSDSATWPISFSEAGDSLPTVFAASEKDKAAVIAFLQAQGFSPADVTLGSISVTDRSTQQFNNNNHGPRFVVDQTITVQSNDVDKVAAANSHTADLIRAGIVIQSGGNGIGGGGGGVIYKFNGLNALKPDMITEATRNARASADRFAADSGSQVGAIRSAEQGVFSISAANAGSSTGDDGGFDQQADSSIMKKVRVVSTIDYYLVN, from the coding sequence GTGGCGCAGTACGAAAGCTCTCCCCTCCTCATTCCCTTTACAGCTCTTGGCGTTCTTCTAGCGATCGGCCTTGTTGTCGGCGGTCTTCTGCTTGGCACTCGCATTCGCGACTTCAAGCGTGCCGACCGCTACGTCGAAGTCAAAGGCCTCGTCGAGCGCACGGTCAAGTCCGACAGCGCCACTTGGCCTATCAGTTTCAGCGAGGCCGGAGACAGCCTGCCAACGGTCTTCGCTGCCAGCGAGAAGGACAAGGCAGCCGTTATCGCGTTCCTGCAGGCGCAGGGCTTCTCGCCCGCCGACGTGACCCTCGGCAGCATCTCGGTCACGGACCGCTCCACCCAGCAGTTCAATAACAACAACCATGGTCCGCGTTTTGTGGTCGACCAAACCATCACGGTCCAGAGCAACGATGTCGATAAAGTCGCCGCCGCAAACAGCCATACCGCGGATCTCATTCGAGCTGGAATCGTCATCCAGTCCGGCGGTAACGGCATCGGCGGCGGCGGTGGCGGCGTCATTTACAAATTCAACGGCCTGAACGCCCTCAAGCCGGACATGATCACGGAGGCGACGCGCAACGCCCGCGCCTCAGCCGACCGCTTCGCTGCCGACTCGGGCTCGCAGGTCGGAGCCATCCGCAGCGCGGAACAGGGGGTCTTCTCAATCTCAGCCGCCAATGCCGGCTCGAGCACGGGAGATGACGGCGGCTTCGATCAGCAGGCAGACTCCAGCATCATGAAAAAGGTTCGTGTCGTTTCGACGATCGATTACTACCTCGTGAACTGA
- a CDS encoding NADP-dependent isocitrate dehydrogenase — protein sequence MQTSYNGIAVPSDGKAIQYADGKYTVPDNPIIPFIEGDGTGRDIWKASQRVFDAAVEKAYGGKRKVAWYEVLAGEKAFRQTKNWLPDDTVKATVDFRVSIKGPLTTPVGGGIRSLNVALRQLMDLYQCIRPVKYYAGVPSPVKAPEKLDVVIFRENTEDIYAGIEFREGTPEAEKFIFFVNNEMLQGTKKKIRADSGVGVKPISITGSKRLVRAAIQSAIDTNRKVVTLVHKGNIQKFTEGAFREWGYEVATQEFRDQTITERESWILGNLEQNPNLTPEENAALVEPGIEFAPKEFGDSIVKEVKDVIAAIGKSHGNGQWKKKILVNDRIADSIFQQIIIRPSDYSVLATTNLNGDYISDAAAAQVGGLGIAPGANIGDGYAVFEATHGTAPKYADKDVINPGSVMLSGVMMFDFLGWHEAARLIENSMEKTIQQKFVTYDFERQMQGATKVKTSEFATRMIENMG from the coding sequence ATGCAGACCAGCTACAACGGCATCGCCGTCCCCAGCGACGGCAAGGCAATCCAGTACGCCGACGGCAAGTACACTGTCCCCGACAACCCCATCATCCCGTTCATCGAGGGCGACGGCACCGGCCGCGACATCTGGAAGGCATCGCAGCGCGTCTTCGACGCCGCCGTTGAAAAGGCCTACGGCGGCAAGCGCAAGGTCGCGTGGTATGAGGTCCTCGCCGGCGAAAAGGCCTTCCGCCAGACAAAGAACTGGCTGCCAGATGACACCGTCAAGGCGACGGTCGACTTCCGCGTCTCCATCAAGGGTCCGCTGACCACGCCGGTAGGCGGAGGGATCCGCTCGCTCAACGTCGCCCTGCGCCAGCTCATGGACCTCTACCAGTGCATTCGCCCGGTCAAGTACTACGCTGGCGTGCCCAGCCCCGTGAAAGCGCCCGAAAAACTCGACGTCGTTATCTTCCGCGAGAACACCGAGGACATCTACGCCGGCATCGAGTTCCGCGAGGGGACCCCCGAAGCCGAAAAATTCATCTTCTTCGTCAACAACGAGATGCTCCAGGGCACCAAGAAGAAAATCCGCGCCGACTCCGGCGTTGGCGTCAAGCCCATCTCCATCACCGGCTCCAAGCGCCTCGTCCGCGCCGCCATCCAGAGCGCCATCGACACCAACCGCAAGGTCGTTACGCTCGTCCACAAGGGCAACATCCAGAAGTTCACCGAGGGCGCGTTCCGCGAGTGGGGATACGAGGTCGCCACGCAGGAGTTCCGCGACCAGACCATCACCGAGCGCGAGAGCTGGATCCTTGGCAACCTGGAGCAGAACCCCAACCTCACGCCCGAAGAGAACGCCGCCCTCGTCGAGCCCGGCATCGAGTTCGCGCCCAAGGAGTTCGGCGATTCCATCGTCAAGGAAGTAAAAGACGTCATCGCGGCCATCGGCAAGTCGCATGGCAACGGCCAGTGGAAGAAGAAGATTCTCGTCAACGATCGCATCGCCGACTCCATCTTCCAGCAAATCATCATCCGCCCCAGCGACTACTCCGTCCTCGCCACCACCAACCTCAACGGCGACTACATCTCCGACGCCGCAGCCGCGCAGGTCGGCGGCCTTGGCATCGCACCCGGCGCCAACATCGGCGACGGTTACGCTGTCTTCGAAGCCACCCACGGCACCGCACCCAAGTACGCCGACAAGGACGTCATCAACCCCGGGTCTGTCATGCTCTCCGGCGTCATGATGTTCGACTTCCTCGGCTGGCACGAAGCCGCGCGCCTCATCGAGAACTCGATGGAGAAAACCATCCAGCAGAAGTTCGTCACGTATGATTTCGAGCGCCAGATGCAGGGAGCGACCAAGGTCAAGACCAGCGAGTTCGCCACCCGCATGATCGAAAACATGGGCTGA
- a CDS encoding VOC family protein gives MITGGNATLYVSSVSASVKFYTEVLALKLIAHYDEHWATVRAGETLTLGLDPRGNNGPPGAKGTIEIGLEIDEPIGNAVQRLTAAGVRFDGEVKRTPNGNFVSFHDPDGNPLYLWETVKWD, from the coding sequence ATGATTACTGGCGGCAACGCAACTCTCTATGTCTCGAGCGTGAGCGCCTCGGTGAAGTTCTACACCGAGGTGCTTGCGCTCAAACTTATTGCGCACTACGACGAACACTGGGCGACTGTCCGTGCCGGTGAAACCCTGACCCTTGGCCTGGACCCTCGCGGCAACAATGGCCCGCCAGGCGCAAAGGGCACCATCGAGATTGGCCTCGAAATCGACGAGCCAATCGGCAACGCCGTCCAGCGCCTCACCGCCGCTGGCGTCCGCTTCGACGGCGAAGTGAAGCGCACACCCAACGGCAACTTCGTCTCCTTCCACGACCCGGATGGCAACCCGTTGTACCTCTGGGAAACCGTGAAGTGGGATTGA
- a CDS encoding SOS response-associated peptidase yields MCGRYLRRSDKQRIAEAFHLGQLPENFVLPPDYNVAPTTFQPVVRLNRDTGEREVVMMRWGLIPWFAKSADEFKGFSTINARAENVQERALWRRPFEKRRCLVPADGFYEWQKIDKKTKRPFVYTLTKGQPFAFAGLWDAWKDPSNGEWLQTFAIITTTANELAAEVHDRMPVILHPRDYDRWLQRGEVSHLPVDLLRPYESDEMQAAPCNPAVGNAKNNGPELLVCPNPPEPPDLLNSR; encoded by the coding sequence ATGTGTGGGAGATATCTGCGGCGAAGTGACAAGCAGCGGATCGCGGAGGCGTTTCACCTGGGACAGCTGCCGGAGAACTTTGTGCTGCCGCCGGATTACAACGTCGCGCCGACGACCTTTCAGCCGGTGGTTCGGCTGAATCGCGATACTGGCGAGCGCGAGGTGGTGATGATGCGGTGGGGACTGATTCCCTGGTTTGCGAAGTCGGCGGATGAGTTCAAGGGGTTTTCGACGATCAATGCGCGTGCGGAGAACGTGCAGGAGCGGGCGCTGTGGCGGCGGCCGTTTGAGAAGCGGCGTTGCTTAGTGCCTGCGGATGGGTTTTACGAGTGGCAGAAGATCGATAAAAAGACGAAGCGGCCGTTTGTCTACACGCTCACCAAAGGCCAGCCGTTCGCGTTTGCGGGGCTGTGGGATGCGTGGAAGGACCCGAGCAACGGCGAGTGGCTGCAGACCTTTGCGATCATCACGACGACGGCGAATGAGCTTGCAGCAGAGGTTCACGATCGCATGCCGGTGATTCTGCACCCGCGGGATTACGATCGCTGGCTGCAGCGCGGCGAGGTGTCGCATCTGCCCGTGGATCTGCTGCGGCCGTATGAGTCGGACGAGATGCAGGCGGCGCCGTGCAATCCAGCGGTGGGCAATGCAAAGAACAACGGGCCCGAGCTGTTGGTATGCCCGAACCCGCCTGAACCGCCTGATTTATTGAACAGCCGCTGA
- the mdh gene encoding malate dehydrogenase — MRKKVTIVGAGNVGATAAHWIAAKELADVVLIDVVEGVPQGKGLDLLEAMPIEKRDCRITGTNDYADTANSDIIVITAGIARKPGMSRDDLLNTNFKIMSDVVSKAVAASPNAILIIVSNPLDAMAQTAFKQAKLPRERVIGMAGVLDSARFRTFIAEELNVSVENVTAFVLGGHGDTMVPLSRYSTVAGIPITELIEPARLKELETRTANGGAEIVKHLKTGSAYYAPSAAAVEMVEAILKDKKKILPCAAYLQGEYGINGLYVGVPCKLGAKGLEQIIQIKLTPEEQAALNKSADAVKELCTVIGVA; from the coding sequence ATGCGTAAAAAAGTGACCATCGTAGGCGCCGGAAACGTAGGCGCGACCGCCGCACACTGGATCGCCGCGAAGGAGCTCGCTGACGTAGTCCTCATCGACGTCGTCGAAGGCGTGCCGCAGGGCAAGGGGCTCGACCTCCTCGAAGCCATGCCCATCGAAAAGCGCGACTGCCGCATCACCGGCACCAACGACTACGCCGACACCGCGAACTCGGACATCATCGTCATCACCGCCGGCATCGCCCGCAAACCCGGCATGAGCCGCGACGACCTGCTCAACACCAACTTCAAGATCATGTCCGACGTGGTCTCGAAGGCCGTCGCCGCCTCGCCCAACGCCATACTGATCATCGTCTCTAATCCGCTCGACGCCATGGCGCAGACCGCGTTCAAGCAGGCCAAGCTCCCGCGCGAGCGCGTCATCGGCATGGCCGGCGTACTCGACTCCGCGCGCTTCCGCACCTTCATCGCCGAAGAGTTGAACGTCTCCGTCGAAAACGTCACCGCCTTCGTCCTCGGCGGCCACGGCGACACCATGGTGCCGCTCTCGCGCTACTCCACGGTCGCGGGCATCCCCATCACCGAACTCATCGAGCCCGCGCGCCTCAAAGAGCTCGAGACCCGCACCGCCAACGGTGGCGCCGAGATCGTCAAGCACCTCAAGACCGGCTCCGCCTACTACGCTCCCTCTGCCGCTGCAGTCGAGATGGTCGAAGCCATCCTCAAGGACAAGAAAAAGATCCTTCCTTGCGCCGCATACCTGCAGGGTGAATATGGCATCAACGGCCTCTACGTCGGCGTTCCGTGCAAGCTCGGCGCCAAGGGCCTCGAGCAGATCATCCAGATCAAGCTCACGCCGGAAGAGCAGGCAGCCCTCAATAAATCCGCCGACGCCGTCAAAGAACTCTGCACCGTCATTGGCGTCGCGTAA
- a CDS encoding acyltransferase: MAAGVLHNRAPARIDYGDGLNTRDKAQGKQEFFGVQSLRAVAALLVVAGHSTDFLLSQNGWVPGSLSWLHGPAGVDIFFVISGFVMMISSQRLITRAHPSRLFLWRRIIRIVPLYWLLTLARVVIVSIKPSLSLHAHSGPWNIVSSFLFIPSRASYGEIRPVISVGWTLNFEMFFYLVFAVSLAYGRRMMRVLVPAMLVVSIVGVFRMEAWPAWTALADPIVLEFLAGVGLAVLTMRSLKHSKMPLSKVAAVAGLVAGFAGLFLLVPGAGPIFRPATWGISALLIVSAVVSLEPVLAKKLPPWLLLLGDASYSIYLVQTFIFPVIHIIIGRVRPAFVQQQPVEAGVLMMILSIIATSIAGVLIYRLIERPITTALRQRVGVQQPVPVAPA, translated from the coding sequence ATGGCGGCCGGAGTGCTTCACAATCGCGCTCCGGCCCGCATCGACTATGGGGACGGCTTGAACACGAGAGACAAGGCGCAGGGAAAGCAGGAGTTCTTTGGTGTGCAGTCGTTGCGAGCCGTCGCCGCGCTTCTGGTTGTGGCGGGCCATTCCACTGATTTCCTGCTAAGTCAGAATGGCTGGGTGCCAGGCTCGCTCTCGTGGCTTCACGGCCCGGCTGGTGTTGACATCTTCTTCGTGATTAGCGGTTTTGTGATGATGATTTCTTCACAGCGCCTTATCACACGCGCTCATCCCAGCCGTCTCTTTCTATGGCGAAGGATCATCCGCATCGTTCCGCTCTATTGGCTGCTGACCCTCGCCCGCGTGGTCATTGTCTCCATTAAGCCAAGCCTAAGTCTGCACGCGCACTCCGGACCATGGAACATTGTGTCCTCGTTCCTCTTCATTCCCTCGCGCGCCAGCTACGGAGAAATCCGCCCAGTCATCTCCGTCGGCTGGACACTAAACTTCGAGATGTTTTTCTATCTCGTATTCGCCGTCAGTTTGGCCTATGGACGTCGCATGATGCGCGTACTTGTTCCCGCCATGCTGGTGGTGTCCATCGTCGGCGTCTTCCGCATGGAAGCGTGGCCTGCGTGGACTGCGCTTGCCGATCCAATCGTCTTGGAATTTCTTGCCGGTGTTGGTCTCGCAGTCCTGACGATGCGTTCCCTGAAGCACTCCAAAATGCCGCTCTCCAAAGTGGCGGCCGTTGCAGGTCTCGTAGCAGGGTTCGCGGGTCTCTTCCTTCTCGTACCTGGCGCAGGTCCAATTTTTCGCCCGGCAACGTGGGGCATCTCAGCCTTGCTCATAGTGTCCGCTGTCGTGTCTCTTGAGCCGGTGCTTGCGAAAAAACTTCCGCCGTGGCTGCTCCTGCTTGGTGACGCCTCGTATTCTATCTACCTCGTTCAAACGTTCATCTTTCCTGTAATTCACATCATTATCGGGCGAGTACGCCCCGCATTTGTACAGCAGCAACCTGTTGAAGCTGGCGTGCTCATGATGATCCTTTCCATCATCGCCACCTCCATCGCCGGAGTCCTGATCTATCGGTTGATTGAAAGGCCGATCACCACGGCTCTTCGCCAGCGCGTCGGTGTCCAACAGCCCGTCCCTGTAGCGCCAGCATGA
- a CDS encoding transporter, with protein sequence MNSPVARMGRWMCFFLTALIVLALAPTRLQAQGPPYQTDDPVPVDFQHYEFYIFGAADGTPVEMDSTGPAFEFNWGALPRLQIHGILSWGSINPSNKTVYAPAGTGPSAFGLIDTELGTKVAFIKESPHVPQIGTFPMYELPTGSYDRGLGVGKAWFKIPIWLQKNKGDWLFDGGVGYVVVPQTDYRNYWYTGWLIKRKLSERLELGAEVFGHQKEGFATAQTEGSTLIDVGGYYHFKKHPGEQFLFCYGHSIAGQTENYAYLGMYWTWGKGPEDKDKDTKSDTNQQLFRSMMP encoded by the coding sequence ATGAATTCGCCTGTGGCGCGCATGGGCCGCTGGATGTGCTTTTTCCTGACAGCCCTGATTGTTCTCGCGCTGGCGCCGACTCGTCTGCAGGCACAGGGGCCGCCGTATCAAACCGATGATCCGGTTCCCGTCGACTTTCAGCACTATGAGTTCTATATTTTCGGTGCGGCCGACGGCACGCCGGTGGAGATGGACTCGACCGGTCCGGCGTTCGAGTTCAATTGGGGTGCGCTCCCTCGACTTCAGATCCACGGAATACTCTCTTGGGGTTCTATTAATCCGTCCAACAAGACTGTCTACGCACCGGCAGGCACGGGCCCTAGCGCATTTGGCCTGATCGATACGGAGCTGGGAACGAAGGTAGCCTTCATCAAAGAGTCTCCTCATGTCCCGCAGATTGGAACCTTTCCGATGTATGAGCTTCCGACCGGCAGCTATGACCGTGGCCTTGGTGTAGGCAAGGCGTGGTTCAAGATTCCCATCTGGCTGCAAAAGAACAAAGGCGACTGGCTGTTCGACGGCGGAGTCGGATACGTAGTCGTTCCCCAGACCGATTACAGAAACTACTGGTATACAGGCTGGCTTATTAAACGCAAACTCAGCGAACGATTGGAACTCGGTGCTGAAGTCTTCGGGCATCAGAAGGAGGGATTTGCAACGGCGCAGACGGAGGGTTCCACCCTGATCGATGTCGGCGGTTACTACCACTTCAAGAAACACCCGGGAGAACAATTCCTGTTTTGTTATGGGCATTCCATTGCCGGGCAGACGGAGAACTATGCGTACCTTGGTATGTACTGGACCTGGGGCAAAGGCCCCGAAGACAAAGACAAAGACACGAAGTCCGACACTAACCAACAACTCTTCCGCAGCATGATGCCTTAG
- a CDS encoding peptidylprolyl isomerase, which yields MATTAVFKTSEGTIKCKLFEQEAPETVKNFTELAEGTKEWNSRSKKGPKLYDGTIFHRVIPEFMIQGGDPEGNGMGGPGYKFADETKRSPHNFKQPGKLAMANAGPNTNGSQFFITVTDTSWLTGKHTIFGEVTEGYDVVEKISKVPRDSMDRPKKPVVLESVTIERS from the coding sequence ATGGCTACAACTGCTGTGTTCAAGACCTCAGAGGGAACGATCAAGTGCAAGCTGTTTGAGCAGGAGGCGCCGGAGACGGTGAAGAATTTCACCGAACTCGCAGAGGGAACGAAAGAATGGAACTCGCGCTCGAAGAAGGGCCCGAAGCTGTACGATGGCACGATCTTTCATCGTGTGATTCCTGAGTTCATGATCCAGGGCGGCGACCCGGAAGGCAATGGAATGGGCGGGCCGGGCTATAAGTTCGCCGATGAGACAAAGCGCTCGCCGCACAACTTCAAGCAGCCCGGCAAGCTGGCGATGGCGAATGCGGGACCGAATACAAATGGCTCGCAGTTCTTCATCACCGTGACCGATACGAGCTGGTTGACCGGCAAGCACACGATCTTCGGCGAAGTGACGGAAGGCTATGACGTGGTGGAGAAGATCAGCAAGGTGCCGCGCGACTCGATGGACCGGCCGAAGAAGCCGGTGGTATTGGAGAGCGTGACGATCGAACGCTCTTAG
- a CDS encoding peptidylprolyl isomerase gives MSLTGFSLRTLGVAGLTMCSIGGLAQTQSSTPTQLPDAPSTVAQEAPPAVPTGPTVIFDTTMGRLTCKLFAKEAPKTVDNFVGLATGTKAWTDPVTQQKVTGKPFYDGTTFHRVIPEFMIQGGDRLGTGAGDAGYFFEDEFSPSLRFDVPGRLAMANAGPNTNGSQFFITEKAVPELNGKHTIFGQCDTHSVLIVATIARVERDSEDKPVTPVVVNKVTIVPDGQPIPPDPAAAQAAPPAGATQH, from the coding sequence ATGAGTTTGACTGGATTTTCGTTACGGACGCTGGGAGTTGCCGGTCTGACGATGTGCAGCATCGGAGGACTGGCGCAGACACAATCGAGCACACCGACACAGTTGCCGGATGCTCCATCGACGGTAGCCCAGGAGGCTCCGCCGGCGGTTCCCACGGGGCCGACTGTGATCTTCGATACGACGATGGGACGGCTGACGTGCAAGCTGTTTGCGAAGGAAGCGCCGAAGACGGTAGATAACTTTGTCGGGCTGGCGACGGGAACGAAGGCGTGGACGGACCCGGTGACGCAGCAAAAGGTGACGGGCAAACCGTTCTACGACGGCACGACGTTTCATCGCGTGATTCCGGAGTTCATGATTCAAGGCGGCGACAGGCTGGGAACCGGGGCCGGCGACGCTGGCTATTTCTTCGAGGATGAGTTTTCGCCGTCGCTGCGGTTTGATGTGCCGGGAAGGTTGGCGATGGCGAATGCAGGACCGAACACGAATGGCTCGCAGTTTTTCATCACAGAAAAGGCGGTACCGGAGTTGAATGGGAAACACACGATCTTCGGGCAGTGCGACACGCACTCGGTGCTGATCGTGGCAACGATTGCACGTGTGGAGCGAGACTCGGAGGACAAGCCGGTGACGCCAGTGGTGGTCAACAAGGTGACGATTGTGCCGGACGGGCAACCGATTCCGCCGGATCCTGCGGCAGCGCAGGCTGCGCCACCAGCGGGCGCGACACAGCATTAG
- a CDS encoding dipeptidase has translation MLLPEELKDAIVIDGHADTPQRFVDERWEFDGPLSDGHLNLETARAGGLSAEFFAIWVQPDEWRGRYARRTLELIDGVYEQLRRHPQELALGLCAEDVRRAHADGKFCVLLGIEGGHSIENSLALLRIYHRLGVRYMTLTWANSNEWADSSGDIDNASVAHHNGLTQFGRVVVREMNRLGMMVDVSHVSDKTFWDVLETTHAPVIASHSSARALASAPRNLTDEQLRAVATSDGIVMVNFYASFVDDAWREAWSATSPEREALTEKAAAKYRERGEPVPYSVALKADREFFAARAGTLKRPSFERVVDHIDHVAKVAGIDHVGIGTDFDGFGILPEGLESAADLPKIYESLMQRGYTSAQMRKILGENLLRVMDAVQDAAE, from the coding sequence TTGCTGCTGCCTGAAGAGTTGAAGGACGCGATCGTGATCGATGGACATGCGGACACGCCGCAACGGTTCGTCGATGAAAGATGGGAGTTTGATGGGCCGCTGAGCGACGGGCACCTGAACCTTGAGACTGCGCGGGCGGGAGGGCTGTCGGCGGAGTTTTTTGCGATCTGGGTGCAGCCGGATGAGTGGCGCGGAAGATATGCGCGTCGCACACTCGAGTTGATCGACGGCGTGTACGAGCAGTTGCGGAGGCATCCGCAGGAACTGGCGCTGGGATTGTGCGCGGAGGATGTGCGGCGGGCGCATGCGGACGGGAAGTTTTGCGTGCTGCTGGGGATCGAAGGAGGGCACTCGATTGAAAACAGCCTGGCGCTGCTGCGGATCTATCACCGGCTCGGCGTGCGGTACATGACGCTGACGTGGGCGAACTCGAATGAGTGGGCGGATAGTTCGGGCGATATCGACAATGCGAGTGTGGCGCATCACAACGGGCTGACCCAGTTTGGGCGCGTTGTAGTACGCGAGATGAATCGGCTGGGGATGATGGTGGATGTGAGCCACGTTTCGGACAAGACGTTCTGGGATGTGTTGGAGACGACACATGCGCCGGTGATTGCGTCGCACTCGAGTGCGCGGGCGCTGGCGAGCGCACCACGGAATCTGACGGATGAGCAGTTGCGGGCCGTGGCAACGAGCGATGGGATCGTGATGGTGAACTTCTACGCGTCGTTTGTGGATGATGCGTGGCGCGAGGCGTGGAGTGCGACGTCGCCGGAACGTGAAGCGCTGACGGAGAAGGCTGCGGCTAAGTATCGCGAGCGCGGTGAGCCAGTTCCCTACTCTGTTGCGCTGAAGGCGGATCGCGAGTTTTTTGCAGCGCGTGCGGGGACGCTGAAGCGCCCGTCGTTTGAGCGGGTGGTGGACCACATCGATCATGTGGCGAAGGTTGCGGGCATCGACCATGTAGGGATCGGGACGGACTTTGATGGATTTGGAATTTTGCCGGAAGGGCTGGAGAGCGCGGCGGATTTGCCGAAGATTTATGAGTCGCTGATGCAGCGCGGGTATACGAGCGCGCAGATGCGGAAGATTCTCGGAGAGAATCTGCTGCGTGTGATGGATGCGGTGCAGGACGCGGCGGAGTAA
- a CDS encoding type II toxin-antitoxin system HicA family toxin gives MKVPRDLYGRDLADHLIRRWSYAEERQTGSHIILRTETPLGQTLPIPAHKPLRAGTLSAIIRMVAEHKNVSREEILRGI, from the coding sequence GTGAAGGTTCCTCGTGATTTGTACGGTCGCGATTTGGCCGACCACTTGATCCGTCGGTGGAGTTATGCGGAAGAGCGGCAAACGGGAAGTCACATCATTTTGCGAACAGAGACTCCCTTGGGGCAAACGCTGCCGATTCCAGCGCATAAACCTCTCCGCGCAGGCACGCTGAGTGCGATCATTCGCATGGTCGCCGAACACAAGAACGTCTCGCGTGAAGAGATTCTTCGCGGCATCTGA
- a CDS encoding 2-phospho-L-lactate guanylyltransferase, protein MSELLFNVTQESDGGYVAVAVGESIVTQGDSWDELCYMVLDAVKGYFHDSEPPARIRLFLHVEQVLAVA, encoded by the coding sequence ATGAGTGAGCTCCTCTTCAACGTGACGCAGGAATCGGACGGCGGCTACGTGGCGGTCGCGGTCGGTGAAAGCATTGTGACCCAAGGCGATTCGTGGGATGAGCTCTGCTACATGGTGCTGGATGCGGTGAAGGGTTACTTTCATGACTCTGAGCCGCCGGCGCGTATACGGCTTTTTCTCCACGTTGAGCAGGTGCTGGCAGTCGCGTGA